The following proteins are co-located in the Pseudarthrobacter siccitolerans genome:
- a CDS encoding HPr family phosphocarrier protein yields MPTQKAVVTASIGLHARPAAVFVRAVTETGLPVTITKAGIRGVDARSLLQVMTADFHHGCEVELRVADSALEGPLGREKAQESLRTLGRLLESQGAG; encoded by the coding sequence TTGCCAACTCAGAAGGCCGTGGTCACAGCCTCGATCGGACTGCATGCGCGTCCAGCTGCCGTATTTGTCCGGGCAGTTACTGAGACCGGGCTTCCCGTGACCATCACGAAGGCGGGCATCAGGGGCGTCGATGCCCGCTCGCTGCTGCAGGTGATGACTGCTGACTTCCATCATGGTTGCGAAGTGGAACTGAGGGTCGCGGATTCGGCCCTGGAAGGGCCGCTGGGCCGCGAAAAAGCGCAGGAAAGCCTCCGAACGCTCGGCAGGTTGCTGGAGTCGCAGGGCGCCGGGTAG
- a CDS encoding cytochrome c oxidase subunit 4 has translation MKIESWIFGSGVFFFVPVSLVYGFLTGWGEWVGILGILLVGGLAGMIGGYLGFTGKRVGMRPEDRSDAEIHEGAGEQGHFSPWSWWPLVLGISCATGFLGLAVGFWIVFIAAGLAVVALVGWVYEYSRGDHAH, from the coding sequence GTGAAAATCGAATCTTGGATCTTTGGTTCCGGAGTCTTCTTCTTTGTACCGGTCTCGTTGGTGTACGGGTTCCTCACCGGCTGGGGTGAGTGGGTCGGTATCCTGGGCATCCTCCTGGTCGGTGGCCTCGCCGGCATGATCGGCGGATACCTTGGCTTCACCGGCAAGCGTGTTGGCATGCGTCCGGAGGACCGCAGCGACGCTGAGATCCATGAGGGTGCCGGCGAACAGGGCCACTTCAGCCCCTGGAGCTGGTGGCCGCTGGTTTTGGGCATCTCCTGTGCAACAGGATTCCTTGGTCTGGCGGTAGGCTTCTGGATTGTCTTTATCGCAGCAGGCCTGGCCGTTGTGGCACTCGTAGGCTGGGTCTACGAATACAGCCGCGGAGACCACGCCCACTAG